Proteins encoded within one genomic window of Fragaria vesca subsp. vesca linkage group LG1, FraVesHawaii_1.0, whole genome shotgun sequence:
- the LOC101303450 gene encoding uncharacterized protein LOC101303450 codes for MLLGKRPRPPIRRTTSMTGITVDQSNVEDQEPTENPSMMMDVHAPSMVVVPDGPLNHLHSPSSLGYHEQHRFLAMLSPRTNSSNHRRNSDSDLVETAHFLRTCGLCKRSLASGRDLYMYRGDTAFCSLECREQQMKQDERVEKCKGVSSKKDDRHATTRSSSKASGKAQTVAAA; via the exons ATGTTGTTAGGGAAGCGTCCCCGCCCTCCGATTCGGAGAACGACAAGCATGACCGGGATAACCGTCGATCAGAGCAACGTGGAAGACCAGGAGCCGACTGAAAACCCTAGCATGATGATGGATGTACATGCACCATCGATGGTGGTGGTCCCTGATGGGCCTTTGAATCATCTTCATAGCCCTAGCAGCTTGGGGTACCATGAACAGCACCGTTTCTTGGCCATGTTGTCACCCAGAACCAACAGCAGCAACCACCGGAGAAACTCGGACTCCGACCTAGTCGAAACCGCTCACTTCCTCCGCACGTGCGGCCTCTGCAAACGGAGCTTGGCTTCCGGCCGCGACCTCTATATGTATAG GGGAGACACAGCTTTTTGCAGCCTAGAATGCAGAGAGCAGCAGATGAAGCAAGACGAGAGAGTAGAGAAGTGTAAGGGGGTGTCCTCGAAGAAAGATGACCGCCATGCAACAACTCGATCGAGCTCCAAGGCCTCTGGTAAAGCCCAGACTGTGGCCGCAGCTTAA
- the LOC101303741 gene encoding inositol-3-phosphate synthase-like, producing MFIESFKVESPNVEYTENEIHSVYTYETTELVHENRKGTYQWIVKPKSVKYEFKTDVHVPKLGVMLVGWGGNNGSTLTAGVIANREGISWATKDKVQQANYFGSLTQASSIRVGSFNGEEIYAPFKSLLPMVNPDDIVFGGWDISDMNLADAMARARVLDIDLQKQLRPYMESMIPLPGIYDPDFIAANQGSRANNVIKGTKQEQVQQIIKDIREFKEKNKVDKVVVLWTANTERYSSVIEGLNDTVENLLGSVEKNEAEISPSTLYAIACVMENVPFINGSPQNTFVPGLIDLAIRRNTLIGGDDFKSGQTKMKSVLVDFLVGAGIKPTSIVSYNHLGNNDGMNLSAPQTFRSKEISKSNVVDDMVSSNGILFEPGEHPDHVVVIKYVPYVADSKRAMDEYTSEIFLGGRNTIVMHNTCEDSLLAAPIILDLVLLAELSTRIQLKSEAEAKFHSFHPVATILSYLTKAPLVPPGTPVVNALSKQRAMLENILRACVGLAPENNMILEYK from the exons ATGTTCATTGAGAGCTTTAAGGTCGAGTCCCCTAACGTAGAGTACACTGAGAATGAGATTCATTCTGTGTACACCTACGAGACCACTGAGCTTGTTCATGAGAACAGGAAGGGTACTTATCAGTGGATTGTTAAGCCCAAGTCTGTGAAATACGAATTCAAGACTGATGTGCATGTCCCCAAATTAGG GGTAATGCTTGTGGGATGGGGTGGAAACAATGGCTCAACCCTCACTGCTGGTGTGATTGCTAACAGAGA AGGAATCTCTTGGGCAACCAAGGACAAGGTGCAACAGGCCAATTACTTTGGCTCACTCACACAAGCCTCGTCGATTCGTGTTGGGTCTTTCAATGGGGAAGAGATTTATGCTCCATTCAAGAGCCTTCTTCCCATG GTGAACCCTGATGACATTGTGTTTGGGGGTTGGGACATCAGTGACATGAACTTAGCTGATGCTATGGCCAGGGCTAGAGTCCTGGACATTGATCTGCAAAAGCAGCTCAGGCCTTACATGGAGTCGATGATCCCACTCCCTGGAATCTATGACCCTGATTTCATTGCTGCTAATCAAGGTTCGCGTGCAAACAACGTGATCAAGGGTACTAAGCAGGAACAAGTCCAACAGATCATCAAAGACATTAG AGAGTTCAAGGAGAAGAACAAAGTGGACAAGGTGGTCGTGCTTTGGACTGCCAACACTGAGAGGTACAGTAGTGTGATTGAGGGGCTAAACGACACCGTTGAGAACCTTTTGGGTTCAGTGGAGAAGAATGAAGCTGAGATATCCCCTTCCACCTTGTATGCCATAGCTTGTGTGATGGAAAATGTCCCTTTCATCAATGGAAGCCCACAAAACACATTTGTCCCAG GGCTCATTGATTTGGCTATTAGGAGGAATACTTTGATCGGTGGGGATGACTTTAAGAGTGGTCAGACCAAAATGAAATCTGTTCTGGTTGATTTCCTAGTTGGAGCTGGTATCAAGCCAACATCAATTGTGAGCTACAACCATCTTGGAAACAATGATGGTATGAACCTTTCAGCTCCGCAAACCTTCAGGTCCAAGGAAATTTCCAAGAGCAATGTTGTGGATGATATGGTGTCGAGCAATGGCATCCTCTTCGAGCCTGGTGAGCACCCTGATCACGTTGTGGTGATCAAGTATGTGCCCTATGTGGCTGATAGCAAGAGAGCTATGGATGAGTACACATCTGAGATATTCTTGGGTGGGAGGAACACCATTGTGATGCACAACACCTGTGAGGACTCCCTCTTGGCTGCTCCTATCATTCTGGATTTGGTTCTGCTTGCTGAGCTGAGCACTCGTATCCAGCTCAAATCTGAAGCTGAG GCAAAGTTCCACTCTTTCCACCCTGTGGCTACTATTCTAAGTTACCTCACCAAGGCACCTCTT GTTCCACCAGGTACACCAGTGGTGAATGCACTCTCAAAGCAGAGGGCAATGCTTGAGAACATACTCAGAGCTTGTGTTGGCTTGGCTCCAGAGAACAACATGATCTTGGAGTACAAATGA